A single Biomphalaria glabrata chromosome 2, xgBioGlab47.1, whole genome shotgun sequence DNA region contains:
- the LOC106059936 gene encoding prosaposin-like, producing the protein MELNYLLLSFFLVVTCPVLPAISTSEVEPLHFEEAQTGNGTKFCYICLVMMEKLDFLIQQNTSVDILNATLVKMCNITSGPLREQCFQLIPAILQELQSGFNPQIACMKLALCSQSNNQQNSSHTECKGQVCGTKCPLCKTILSLVDKDLYQDEASLLSSVSQLCHRMPPPADSTCVNAMNYQVPLWFRDFFHNVVTPDKICELLKLCP; encoded by the exons ATGGAGCTGAATTATCTGCTATTGAGTTTCTTTCTAGTTGTAACCTGCCCAG TTCTTCCAGCGATTTCAACCAGCGAGGTGGAACCATTGCATTTTGAAGAAGCACAAACAGGG AATGGAACAAAATTTTGTTACATTTGTCTCGTCATGATGGAGAAGCTGGATTTCTTGATCCAGCAGAACACTTCTGTAGACATACTCAACGCAACATTGGTCAAAATGTGTAATATAACTTCTGGACCTTTGCGAGAACAG TGTTTCCAACTGATTCCTGCTATATTGCAAGAACTCCAATCTGGATTTAACCCTCAGATCGCCTGCATGAAACTGGCTTTATGTTCTCAATCTAACAATCAGCAAAATTCTTCACATACAG AGTGCAAAGGTCAAGTCTGTGGGACCAAGTGCCCTCTATGTAAAACTATCTTAAGTCTGGTGGATAAAGATTTATACCAGGATGAA GCCAGTTTGTTGTCCAGTGTTTCACAACTGTGTCACCGGATGCCCCCACCAGCTGATAGCacg TGTGTGAATGCAATGAACTATCAAGTGCCGCTTTGGTTTCGAGATTTCTTTCACAACGTGGTCACTCCAGACAAGATTTGTGAACTGCTCAAGTTATGCCCCTAG